From the genome of Candidatus Nitrosocosmicus oleophilus, one region includes:
- a CDS encoding LLM class flavin-dependent oxidoreductase, giving the protein MSVLDLVMVNTGGSPSQSMRNSLDLARHVERWGYNRYWLAEHHNIKGIASAATSVLIGFIAGGTSTIRVGSGGIMLPNHSPLVIAEQFGTLESLYPGRIELGLGRAPGTDRLTAMALRRGGLDESEEDFPNSVEELMSYLTPQTTGTDVRATPGEGLNIPIWLLGSSIFSAQLAAEWGLPFAFASHFAPAHLESAINIYRERFQPSKTLQEPYIMAAVNVFAADTDEEANRLFTSVQLMALGMIRRNHGLLQPPVSNMDDLWDQLEKYAVGERLKYSFVGGPAKIKNGLESFLNQTQVDEIMGVSHIYDHTARLRSFEILSLI; this is encoded by the coding sequence ATGTCAGTTCTCGACTTGGTAATGGTAAATACTGGCGGTTCTCCAAGTCAGTCAATGCGAAATAGTTTGGATTTAGCTCGACATGTGGAACGCTGGGGATATAACCGATATTGGTTAGCAGAACATCATAATATCAAAGGCATTGCTAGTGCGGCTACTTCGGTGCTAATCGGATTTATTGCAGGAGGTACATCCACCATTCGAGTTGGCTCCGGCGGGATAATGCTTCCAAACCACAGCCCACTTGTCATAGCCGAACAATTCGGAACACTAGAGAGTTTGTACCCTGGCAGGATTGAGCTAGGTTTAGGACGTGCCCCGGGAACTGATAGACTGACTGCTATGGCCTTGAGACGTGGTGGTCTTGATGAATCAGAGGAAGATTTTCCTAATAGCGTAGAGGAATTGATGAGCTATTTGACACCCCAAACCACTGGTACAGATGTAAGGGCTACACCCGGAGAGGGATTGAACATACCTATCTGGCTTCTTGGTTCTAGTATTTTTAGTGCTCAACTAGCTGCAGAATGGGGTTTACCATTTGCCTTTGCTAGCCATTTTGCTCCTGCACACTTGGAATCTGCTATAAACATTTATCGAGAACGGTTCCAACCTTCTAAAACCCTACAAGAACCTTATATCATGGCTGCTGTTAATGTGTTTGCAGCTGATACCGATGAGGAAGCAAACCGTCTATTCACTTCCGTACAACTGATGGCGTTAGGAATGATTAGAAGAAATCATGGACTGCTGCAACCCCCCGTAAGTAATATGGATGACTTATGGGATCAGCTTGAAAAATATGCAGTGGGAGAACGGCTCAAATATTCTTTTGTCGGTGGCCCTGCCAAGATTAAAAATGGCTTGGAATCCTTTTTGAATCAAACCCAGGTAGATGAAATCATGGGTGTTTCCCATATTTATGACCATACTGCGAGACTGCGCTCTTTTGAGATTTTATCTTTAATCTGA